A window of Castanea sativa cultivar Marrone di Chiusa Pesio chromosome 1, ASM4071231v1 contains these coding sequences:
- the LOC142622694 gene encoding dol-P-Man:Man(5)GlcNAc(2)-PP-Dol alpha-1,3-mannosyltransferase-like — protein sequence MELRGTEEILELPWWALSLLCLSKRVHSIFVLRLFNDCFATTLLHAAMASLLYQRWHLGLIIFSGAISIKINVLLYAPSLFLLMLKGMDIIGVISALAGAALVQIVLGLPFLISHPIAYISRAFNLGRVFIHFWSINFKFIPEPLFVSKELAVSLLIAHLVLLAAFTHYRWCKHEGGLLNFLRSRFLSLKKSDNSGSSFKILNKEHIVTTMFVGNFIGIVCARSLHYQFYSW from the exons ATGGAGTTGAGAGGCACTGAAGAAATACTAGAG CTTCCATGGTGGGCTCTTAGCTTGCTTTGTCTGTCAAAAAGAGTGCACTCTATTTTTGTGCTCCGTCTCTTTAATGATTGTTTTGCCACGACGCTCCTTCATGCTGCAATGGCTTCACTTCTTTACCAAAGGTGGCATCTAGGGTTGATCATATTCAG TGGTGCCATTTCAATAAAGATAAATGTGCTATTATATGCTCCATCTCTATTTCTTCTCATGCTAAAA ggtatggatattattGGGGTGATATCGGCTTTAGCTGGTGCAGCATTGGTGCAG ATCGTGTTGGGGCTACCTTTTCTCATATCACATCCAATTGCTTACATATCCAGAGCCTTCAATCTTGGGCGTGTCTTCATCCACTTTTG GTCTATTAACTTCAAGTTCATTCCTGAACCACTTTTTGTTTCAAAGGAACTTGCAGTCTCTTTGCTGATTGCTCACCTCGTACTACTTGCAGCTTTCACTCACTATAGATGGTGCAA GCATGAAGGGGGGCTTCTCAACTTTTTGCGTTCTAGATTTCTCTCTTTAAAGAAGTCTGACAATAGCGGTTCATCCTTCAAGATACTCAATAAAGAAC ATATTGTGACAACTATGTTTGTTGGGAACTTCATTGGCATTGTATGTGCCCGTTCATTGCATTATCAGTTCTACTCATGGTAA
- the LOC142622548 gene encoding EG45-like domain containing protein has product MRFLVFLAIVVLGLISLVLGDICTAASYGPPYIPTRCNGNRQDQFPPGNLFVAVSEGLWDNGAACGRRYRLRCLSGNNKPCKDGTIDVKVVDYCPQSPCPSTLLLSSNAFAAISNSPTAKINVEYIQI; this is encoded by the exons ATGAGGTTCTTAGTGTTCTTGGCAATTGTAGTGTTAGGCTTAATAAGCCTAGTTCTTGGGGACATATGCACAGCTGCTTCTTATGGTCCTCCATATATAC CTACACGTTGCAATGGAAACCGACAAGATCAGTTCCCTCCAGGAAATCTTTTTGTGGCAGTGAGTGAGGGATTGTGGGATAATGGTGCTGCCTGTGGGAGGCGTTATAGGCTGAGGTGCTTAAGTGGAAATAACAAACCATGTAAGGACGGCACCATTGATGTTAAGGTGGTGGATTACTGCCCACAATCGCCGTGCCCTTCCACCCTCCTCCTGTCGAGTAATGCTTTTGCAGCCATCTCAAACTCTCCCACAGCAAAAATTAACGTCGAATATATACA GATATAA